One stretch of Cohnella algarum DNA includes these proteins:
- the nirB gene encoding nitrite reductase large subunit NirB, with amino-acid sequence MTNRQKLVLVGNGMAGVRAIEHLLKLTPDAYDITIFGAEPYPNYNRIALSSVLAGGADMKDIIFNDLNWYSENNIRLFMGHAVTRIDTARRKVFSDKGAEAEYDSLILATGSNPFMLPLPGADKEGVIGFRDIKDCEIMMETSKTYKKAVVIGGGLLGLEAARGLLNLGMDVSVVHIHEHIMDRQLDTAASMMLRRELESQGMKFLLKKHSESIVGRKRVQALKFADGSQIETDLIVMAVGIRPDVKLAKASGIEVDRGIVVNDYMETSVPGVYAVGECAQHRGIFYGLVAPLYEQGAVLAKRLAGVETEGYAGSVTSTKLKVSGVNVFSAGVFKEPEGARSLRYQDEIDGIYKKLVIQDDKLIGAVLFGDTGDGAKLFSLIKKGESIKGREKELLGIAAGGQSESSASRLEAMADDEIICGCNGVSKGAIKDAILSKGCTSVGDIKACTKASASCGGCKPEVAELLQIYAGDKVVSVKEGICGCTTLSRDEIVAEIKRMGLKTIKEVMNVLEWNNEEGCSKCRPSLNYYLGMLWPEEYKDEKESRFTNERYHANIQKDGTYSVVPRIYGGVTSPAELKKIAEVAEKFEVPLVKFTGGQRIDLLGVKKEDLPKMWEELDMPSGHAYGKALRTVKTCVGSTFCRFGTQDAMGMGIRLEKEFERLNTPAKVKLAVSGCPRNCAEATIKDFGIVAIDGGWELHVGGNGGVHVRATDLLCVVKTEDEVVEWASAFLQYYRENAQWNERTSNWVERVGLDSIKQALEKKEDRLALQERIKTALGVTKDPWKEIVEEKELRKNFEPLAGVPASV; translated from the coding sequence ATGACCAACCGCCAAAAACTGGTTCTCGTCGGAAACGGAATGGCCGGGGTGCGCGCGATCGAGCATTTGCTGAAGCTGACTCCCGACGCTTACGACATCACGATTTTCGGAGCCGAGCCGTACCCGAATTATAACCGGATCGCGCTGTCTTCCGTGCTTGCGGGGGGAGCGGATATGAAGGATATCATTTTTAACGATTTGAATTGGTATTCGGAAAACAACATCCGCTTGTTTATGGGGCACGCCGTCACTCGCATCGATACGGCGCGGCGCAAGGTTTTTTCCGACAAGGGAGCCGAAGCGGAGTACGATTCCCTCATTTTGGCCACCGGTTCCAATCCGTTCATGCTGCCCCTTCCCGGCGCGGACAAAGAGGGCGTGATCGGATTCCGGGATATTAAAGATTGCGAAATCATGATGGAAACCTCCAAAACGTATAAAAAAGCGGTCGTCATCGGCGGCGGCCTTCTCGGGCTCGAAGCGGCGAGAGGCCTGCTCAATTTGGGCATGGACGTCTCCGTCGTGCACATTCACGAACATATTATGGACCGCCAGTTGGATACGGCCGCTTCCATGATGCTGCGCCGGGAGCTTGAAAGCCAGGGCATGAAATTTTTGCTCAAAAAGCATTCCGAATCGATCGTCGGCCGCAAACGGGTGCAGGCTTTGAAGTTTGCCGACGGCTCGCAAATCGAAACGGATTTGATCGTCATGGCGGTCGGCATCCGGCCGGACGTCAAGCTCGCGAAGGCCTCCGGCATCGAGGTGGACCGGGGCATCGTCGTCAACGATTATATGGAAACGAGCGTTCCCGGCGTATATGCCGTCGGCGAGTGCGCCCAGCATCGGGGAATTTTCTACGGGCTCGTCGCTCCGCTTTACGAGCAGGGGGCCGTGCTCGCCAAGCGGCTTGCGGGAGTCGAGACGGAAGGCTATGCGGGCTCGGTTACGTCGACCAAGCTCAAAGTATCGGGCGTGAACGTATTTTCGGCGGGCGTTTTCAAGGAGCCGGAGGGTGCCCGTTCGCTGCGTTACCAGGACGAAATCGACGGCATTTACAAAAAACTCGTCATTCAGGACGACAAGCTGATCGGAGCGGTTCTGTTCGGCGATACCGGCGACGGCGCCAAGCTGTTTTCCCTCATTAAAAAGGGCGAATCGATCAAGGGCCGGGAAAAGGAGCTGCTCGGCATCGCGGCCGGCGGCCAATCGGAGTCTTCGGCGAGCCGTCTGGAAGCGATGGCGGACGACGAAATCATTTGCGGCTGCAACGGCGTCTCGAAAGGCGCGATCAAGGACGCGATTCTTTCCAAAGGCTGCACGAGCGTCGGCGACATTAAAGCTTGCACGAAAGCTTCCGCTTCCTGCGGCGGCTGCAAGCCGGAAGTCGCGGAGCTGCTGCAAATTTATGCCGGCGATAAAGTCGTGTCCGTCAAGGAAGGCATTTGCGGCTGCACGACGCTGAGCCGGGACGAAATCGTCGCCGAAATCAAGCGCATGGGCCTGAAAACGATCAAAGAAGTGATGAACGTCCTGGAGTGGAACAACGAAGAAGGCTGCTCCAAGTGCCGTCCTTCCCTGAACTATTATCTTGGCATGCTTTGGCCCGAAGAATACAAGGACGAGAAAGAATCGCGGTTCACGAACGAGCGGTATCACGCCAACATCCAGAAGGACGGAACGTATTCGGTCGTTCCCCGCATATACGGCGGGGTCACGTCCCCCGCGGAACTGAAGAAAATCGCGGAAGTGGCGGAAAAGTTCGAAGTGCCGCTCGTCAAGTTTACCGGCGGACAGCGGATCGACCTGCTCGGCGTGAAAAAAGAAGATCTCCCCAAAATGTGGGAAGAGCTGGATATGCCCTCCGGACACGCATACGGGAAGGCCCTTCGCACCGTCAAGACGTGCGTCGGATCGACCTTCTGCCGCTTCGGCACCCAGGACGCGATGGGGATGGGCATTCGGCTGGAAAAAGAGTTCGAGCGCCTGAACACTCCCGCCAAGGTGAAGCTGGCCGTATCCGGCTGCCCGCGGAACTGCGCGGAAGCGACCATCAAGGATTTCGGCATCGTGGCGATCGACGGCGGCTGGGAGCTGCATGTCGGCGGCAACGGCGGCGTTCACGTCCGGGCGACGGATCTGCTCTGCGTCGTCAAAACGGAGGACGAGGTCGTCGAATGGGCCAGCGCGTTCCTTCAATATTACCGGGAAAACGCGCAATGGAACGAACGGACCTCGAACT